In the genome of Vanacampus margaritifer isolate UIUO_Vmar chromosome 1, RoL_Vmar_1.0, whole genome shotgun sequence, one region contains:
- the lrr1 gene encoding leucine-rich repeat protein 1 produces the protein MKLQCDVEVVNRMLPTFGMKSRGKGARAVLSIGKHLDKTSQRCNVYMMICTAKDRTGSKYKLKGNIEKFFTWFVEEGKATVRLKEPAVDICLSKADANSLKHFLSAARLADKGGDASSLPLSTLTPVRARDVEQPKKKLTIVSKKDYPLTCSFPYSLEQLQVSYCKLSRVDMRMLSLKALRKLDLSNNHIKKLPATIGDLACLSELVLHSNHLEAFSEALCLSTLQRTLQILDLSQNRLQALPTQFCQLRELVNLKLDDNKLVFLPFHLGRLTKLRFLSAAHNQLAMLPGDFRKLRLENLDLFGNPFVQSNPLDHIMRLSFPVSLQELASRTIANLRIPYGPQLIPARLCRDLELAKICDCGRFCVNFYIKMCVSMNLHQVSHTVVLVDDMGGTDAPVQQYFCSLSCYSEFLDNSLQRGIR, from the exons ATGAAGTTGCAGTGCGATGTGGAGGTGGTGAACCGTATGCTACCCACCTTCGGCATGAAAAGTCGCGGCAAGGGGGCGAGGGCGGTGCTGTCCATCGGGAAGCATTTGGACAAGACCAGTCAACGCTGTAACGTCTACATGATGATCTGCACGGCCAAGGACAGAACAGGCTCAAAGTATAAG CTCAAAGGCAACATCGAGAAGTTCTTCACGTGGTTTGTGGAGGAGGGCAAAGCCACGGTGAGATTAAAAGAACCTGCTGTCGACATCTGTCTGAGCAAG GCCGAcgcaaacagcttgaagcactTCCTGTCGGCCGCCCGCTTGGCGGACAAGGGCGGCGACGCCAGCAGCCTCCCGCTCTCCACCCTCACGCCGGTCCGCGCCAGGGACGTGGAGCAGCCCAAGAAGAAGCTGACCATCGTCTCCAAGAAGGACTACCCGCTCACCTGCAGCTTCCCGTACTCCCTGGAGCAGCTGCAGGTCTCCTACTGCAAGCTGTCTCGCGTCGACATGCGCATGCTGTCACTGAAAG CCCTTCGCAAACTGGACCTGAGCAACAACCACATCAAGAAGCTCCCCGCAACCATCGGCGATCTGGCCTGCCTGTCCGAGCTGGTCCTCCACAGCAACCACCTGGAAGCCTTTAGCGAGGCCCTCTGTCTGTCCACGCTGCAGCGGACCCTCCAGATCCTCGACCTCAGCCAGAACCGACTGCAGGCGCTACCCACTCAGTTCTGCCAGCTGCGGGAGCTGGTGAACCTCAAGCTGGACGACAACAAGCTGGTCTTTCTGCCCTTCCACTTGGGACGCCTCACCAAATTGAGGTTCCTGTCCGCGGCGCACAACCAGCTAGCTATGCTGCCCGGAGACTTCCGCAAGCTGAGGCTGGAGAATCTGGACTTGTTCGGTAACCCCTTCGTCCAGTCCAACCCTCTGGATCACATCATGCGGCTCTCGTTCCCGGTTTCTCTTCAGGAGCTGGCTTCCCGGACGATAGCAAACCTCAG GATCCCGTACGGACCCCAACTCATCCCCGCGCGCTTGTGCCGAGACCTGGAATTGGCCAAGATTTGCGACTGCGGGCGCTTCTGCGTCAACTTTTACATCAAGATGTGCGTGAGCATGAACCTGCACCAAGTTTCTCACACGGTGGTTCTCGTGGACGACATGGGAGGGACAGACGCTCCGGTGCAGCAGTACTTCTGCTCCCTTTCTTGCTATTCCGAGTTCTTGGACAATTCCCTCCAGAGGGGAATCAGATGA
- the LOC144043746 gene encoding transmembrane protein 151B, whose translation MLSSDLDSTEDTEASALNDAEEEEQEAGSPAESEVDEQRPVKQSLGACVCRESHWRCLLLSLLMYSCLGAVSWCQLSRVTKISFNSALTSTFTVSFASATQRGPHPGGHSMIYHDSPCSDGYIYIPLAFLFLLYVLYMVECWHCRARSELQCKADVDSVYERVARMRQAQPCIWWKAISYHFVRRTRQVTRYRNGDSYATTQVYNERVNTHVAEGEFDYDRCGMKDVSRELRGLDGHPATRLQFTKCFSFTEAGPENDYLNQRARFFSEVEGLDDYMEAREGMQLKNVDFRDNLIAYVHPDKMPWYTSQLAFWLAALFMLSWPLRVLIEFRTAYVHYRIEKLFGMDYTTPLDEDRNLTCVIPRVDTLDSTELEWHIRCNGQVIPSYSEAMLINMSTGDSNSLHDTERTTSSNCYLLDRSPTTQSYGALQSQSGREGGRGRTRRRTVTSSSCSSLFSCQGARFRSRLSSATSRFSLCRMYGSRRTVALWRSRSSNMTDPCCVDGGCSDSSQLALSDSPPNYSDARFFPVLIVHGSDRCGGEDGRGGQQHIRRDSSCVETSL comes from the exons ATGCTCTCCTCCGACCTGGACTCAACGGAAGACACCGAGGCCAGCGCTCTCAATGATgctgaggaagaggagcagGAGGCGGGTTCTCCAGCTGAGAGTGAAGTGGATGAG CAGCGTCCAGTCAAGCAGTCTTTGGGCGCCTGCGTGTGCCGCGAGTCTCACTGGCGCTGCCTGCTGCTCTCCCTGCTCATGTACAGCTGCCTGGGCGCAGTCAGCTGGTGCCAACTGAGCCGCGTCACCAAGATCAGCTTCAACTCGGCCCTCACCTCCACTTTCACCGTTTCCTTTGCCTCGGCCACGCAGAGGGGCCCCCATCCCGGGGGTCACTCCATGATCTACCACGACAGCCCTTGCTCGGACGGCTACATCTACATCCCCTTAGCCTTCCTCTTCCTGCTCTACGTGTTGTACATGGTGGAGTGTTGGCATTGCCGGGCCCGCAGCGAACTCCAGTGCAAAGCGGACGTCGACAGCGTGTACGAACGCGTGGCGCGCATGCGGCAGGCTCAGCCGTGCATATGGTGGAAAGCCATCAGCTACCACTTTGTGCGCCGGACGCGGCAAGTCACCCGCTACCGCAACGGGGACTCCTACGCCACCACGCAGGTGTACAACGAGAGGGTCAACACGCACGTGGCTGAAGGCGAGTTCGACTACGACCGTTGTGGGATGAAGGACGTGTCGCGTGAGCTCAGAGGCTTGGATGGACATCCGGCGACTCGCCTGCAGTTCACCAAATGTTTCAGCTTCACCGAGGCCGGCCCGGAGAACGATTACCTTAACCAGCGGGCCAGGTTCTTCTCGGAAGTCGAAGGTTTGGATGATTACATGGAGGCCAGGGAAGGGATGCAGCTCAAAAATGTGGACTTCAGGGATAATCTGATTGCATACGTGCACCCGGATAAAATGCCCTGGTACACCTCTCAGTTGGCTTTCTGGCTGGCTGCTCTCTTCATGCTCTCCTGGCCCTTGAGAGTGCTCATCGAGTTCCGCACTGCATATGTGCACTACCGCATTGAAAAACTGTTCGGGATGGACTACACCACTCCTCTGGATGAAGATCGGAACCTTACTTGCGTTATTCCCAGAGTTGACACGCTGGACAGCACGGAGTTGGAGTGGCACATCCGCTGTAACGGCCAGGTGATTCCCAGCTACTCGGAGGCCATGCTGATCAACATGAGCACGGGCGACTCCAATTCCCTGCACGACACTGAACGCACCACGTCCTCCAACTGCTACCTCCTGGACCGCAGCCCCACCACTCAGAGCTACGGGGCGCTTCAGAGTCAGTCGGGGCGGGAAGGCGGGCGcgggaggacgaggaggaggaccgTCACCAGCTCCAGCTGCTCTTCGCTCTTCTCTTGCCAGGGAGCGCGCTTCCGATCACGCCTGTCCTCGGCGACTTCCCGCTTCTCCCTGTGTCGCATGTACGGGTCGCGTCGCACGGTGGCTCTGTGGAGGAGCCGCAGCAGCAATATGACGGACCCCTGTTGCGTGGACGGGGGTTGCTCGGACTCCAGTCAGCTGGCCCTCAGCGACAGTCCGCCCAATTACAGCGATGCCAGGTTCTTTCCTGTGCTGATAGTGCACGGGTCTGACAGATGCGGGGGCGAGGACGGCAGAGGGGGGCAGCAGCACATACGAAGGGACTCATCATGTGTGGAGACATCCCTGTGA